The following coding sequences lie in one Rutidosis leptorrhynchoides isolate AG116_Rl617_1_P2 chromosome 4, CSIRO_AGI_Rlap_v1, whole genome shotgun sequence genomic window:
- the LOC139839366 gene encoding phosphatidylinositol/phosphatidylcholine transfer protein SFH8-like isoform X1 yields the protein MSDADELSAPHNFLEGTSSYYECNEHNSDFEVSGEEKKCRMGTLKKAASRLRRSLKKKSRRKNNTIPIDDIRDPEEVIAVDNFRQVLLANDLLPEKFDDYYTLLRFLKARNFDIEKSKQMWANMLQWRKSFGIDNIFEDFEFNELKEVLKHYPQGYHGVDREGRPIYIELLGKADPDKVMLVTTLDRYVKYHVQGFEKTTKIRFPACTVAARKHITAGTTILDVQGLGLKNLTRSAIDFITKLQQIDNDYYPETLGRMYIINAGPGFKMLWKAIQSFLDPKTRSKIHVLGHKYKSTLLEVIDAGQLPEFLGGKCNCADQGGCLQSDKGPWQDHNILHLVYSGKAKCSVQEISTLSREGRTDSEDRSPMIQMKSSEASAVESASENEDIASKGTKCITEPKLAPVSEDYAKDIQVDKVDDQRNKREVSLQEPEINEESLILTARTRARIWFSLMSFLSFATFIFRLFKKTFLSISRPTRGPQSPFRDLSSVRQKLIDLECKVNDLELKSAELPNDKEDLLKTAVCRVDALESELIATKKALHESLMKLDELLAYVDAQKKVKSRQGKKLCC from the exons ATGTCCGACGCTGATGAACTATCGGCTCCTCATAATT TTTTGGAGGGCACATCAAGTTATTATGAATGCAATGAACATAACTCGGATTTTGAAGTATCCGGAGAAGAAAAAAAGTGTCGAATGGGCACGTTAAAAAAGGCAGCAAGTAGACTTCGGCGCTCTCTTAAGAAAAAGAGTAGGAGGAAAAACAATACAATTCCAATCGATGATATACGTGATCCCGAAGAGGTGATTGCAGTAGACAATTTTCGACAAGTGCTGTTAGCTAATGACTTGCTTCCAGAAAAATTTGATGATTATTATACATTGTTGAG GTTCTTAAAAGCTAGGAACTTTGATATTGAAAAATCAAAACAAATGTGGGCTAACATGCTTCAATGGAGAAAATCGTTTGGGATCGACAATATTTTTGAG GATTTCGAGTTCAATGAATTAAAAGAAGTTCTGAAGCATTATCCTCAAGGCTATCATGGTGTCGATAGAGAAGGAAGGCCTATTTACATAGAACTATTGGGGAAAGCTGATCCTGATAAGGTTATGTTAGTGACAACGTTAGATCGATACGTTAAGTATCATGTTCAGGGGTTCGAGAAAACTACTAAAATTAGGTTTCCGGCTTGTACTGTCGCTGCACGTAAACATATTACTGCTGGTACAACAATTTTAGACGTTCAAGGCCTG GGTTTGAAGAACCTAACTAGGTCTGCTATTGACTTTATCACGAAGTTGCAGCAGATTGATAATGACTACTACCCTGAG ACACTTGGCAGAATGTATATCATAAACGCCGGTCCTGGGTTTAAAATGCTTTGGAAAGCAATCCAGAGCTTTCTTGATCCAAAAACTAGATCAAAAATTCAT GTTCTCGGCCACAAATACAAAAGTACCTTGCTTGAAGTGATTGATGCAGG CCAGCTGCCAGAATTTTTGGGTGGAAAGTGTAACTGTGCAGATCAAGGGGGTTGTCTGCAATCTGATAAAGGGCCATGGCAAGACCACAATATACTGCAT CTAGTTTATAGTGGCAAAGCAAAATGTTCGGTCCAAGAAATTTCAACATTAAGCAGGGAGGGGAGAACTGACAGTGAAGATCGTTCTCCTATg ATTCAAATGAAAAGCAGTGAGGCATCTGCAGTAGAATCAGCTTCAGAAAATGAAGATATAGCTTCTAAAGGTACAAAATGTATTACCGAACCAAAATTGGCCCCTGTTTCTGAAGAC TATGCAAAGGATATTCAAGTCGATAAAGTTGACGATCAAAGAAATAAACGAGAAGTTTCTCTTCAAGAGCCCGAAATCAATGAAG AATCACTAATATTAACGGCAAGAACTAGAGCTCGTATCTGGTTTTCATTGATGTCGTTCCTATCCTTTGCAACTTTCATATTTCGTTTATTCAAAAAAACGTTTCTTTCGATAAGTAGACCAACTCGTGGGCCCCAAAGTCCCTTTCGGGATCTATCATCTGTTAGGCAAAAACTTATTGATCTTGAATGCAAAGTCAATGACTTGGAGTTAAAATCGGCTGAGTTGCCTAATGATAAGGAGGATTTGCTAAAAACTGCTGTTTGTCGTGTTGACGCTTTAGAATCTGAGCTAATTGCTACAAAAAAG GCGTTGCATGAGTCTCTAATGAAACTAGACGAACTTCTTGCATACGTAGATGCACAAAAAAAAGTGAAGTCTCGG CAGGGGAAGAAATTGTGCTGCTAA
- the LOC139839366 gene encoding phosphatidylinositol/phosphatidylcholine transfer protein SFH8-like isoform X2 — protein MSDADELSAPHNFLEGTSSYYECNEHNSDFEVSGEEKKCRMGTLKKAASRLRRSLKKKSRRKNNTIPIDDIRDPEEVIAVDNFRQVLLANDLLPEKFDDYYTLLRFLKARNFDIEKSKQMWANMLQWRKSFGIDNIFEDFEFNELKEVLKHYPQGYHGVDREGRPIYIELLGKADPDKVMLVTTLDRYVKYHVQGFEKTTKIRFPACTVAARKHITAGTTILDVQGLGLKNLTRSAIDFITKLQQIDNDYYPETLGRMYIINAGPGFKMLWKAIQSFLDPKTRSKIHVLGHKYKSTLLEVIDAGQLPEFLGGKCNCADQGGCLQSDKGPWQDHNILHLVYSGKAKCSVQEISTLSREGRTDSEDRSPMIQMKSSEASAVESASENEDIASKGTKCITEPKLAPVSEDYAKDIQVDKVDDQRNKREVSLQEPEINEESLILTARTRARIWFSLMSFLSFATFIFRLFKKTFLSISRPTRGPQSPFRDLSSVRQKLIDLECKVNDLELKSAELPNDKEDLLKTAVCRVDALESELIATKKALHESLMKLDELLAYVDAQKKVKSRGKKLCC, from the exons ATGTCCGACGCTGATGAACTATCGGCTCCTCATAATT TTTTGGAGGGCACATCAAGTTATTATGAATGCAATGAACATAACTCGGATTTTGAAGTATCCGGAGAAGAAAAAAAGTGTCGAATGGGCACGTTAAAAAAGGCAGCAAGTAGACTTCGGCGCTCTCTTAAGAAAAAGAGTAGGAGGAAAAACAATACAATTCCAATCGATGATATACGTGATCCCGAAGAGGTGATTGCAGTAGACAATTTTCGACAAGTGCTGTTAGCTAATGACTTGCTTCCAGAAAAATTTGATGATTATTATACATTGTTGAG GTTCTTAAAAGCTAGGAACTTTGATATTGAAAAATCAAAACAAATGTGGGCTAACATGCTTCAATGGAGAAAATCGTTTGGGATCGACAATATTTTTGAG GATTTCGAGTTCAATGAATTAAAAGAAGTTCTGAAGCATTATCCTCAAGGCTATCATGGTGTCGATAGAGAAGGAAGGCCTATTTACATAGAACTATTGGGGAAAGCTGATCCTGATAAGGTTATGTTAGTGACAACGTTAGATCGATACGTTAAGTATCATGTTCAGGGGTTCGAGAAAACTACTAAAATTAGGTTTCCGGCTTGTACTGTCGCTGCACGTAAACATATTACTGCTGGTACAACAATTTTAGACGTTCAAGGCCTG GGTTTGAAGAACCTAACTAGGTCTGCTATTGACTTTATCACGAAGTTGCAGCAGATTGATAATGACTACTACCCTGAG ACACTTGGCAGAATGTATATCATAAACGCCGGTCCTGGGTTTAAAATGCTTTGGAAAGCAATCCAGAGCTTTCTTGATCCAAAAACTAGATCAAAAATTCAT GTTCTCGGCCACAAATACAAAAGTACCTTGCTTGAAGTGATTGATGCAGG CCAGCTGCCAGAATTTTTGGGTGGAAAGTGTAACTGTGCAGATCAAGGGGGTTGTCTGCAATCTGATAAAGGGCCATGGCAAGACCACAATATACTGCAT CTAGTTTATAGTGGCAAAGCAAAATGTTCGGTCCAAGAAATTTCAACATTAAGCAGGGAGGGGAGAACTGACAGTGAAGATCGTTCTCCTATg ATTCAAATGAAAAGCAGTGAGGCATCTGCAGTAGAATCAGCTTCAGAAAATGAAGATATAGCTTCTAAAGGTACAAAATGTATTACCGAACCAAAATTGGCCCCTGTTTCTGAAGAC TATGCAAAGGATATTCAAGTCGATAAAGTTGACGATCAAAGAAATAAACGAGAAGTTTCTCTTCAAGAGCCCGAAATCAATGAAG AATCACTAATATTAACGGCAAGAACTAGAGCTCGTATCTGGTTTTCATTGATGTCGTTCCTATCCTTTGCAACTTTCATATTTCGTTTATTCAAAAAAACGTTTCTTTCGATAAGTAGACCAACTCGTGGGCCCCAAAGTCCCTTTCGGGATCTATCATCTGTTAGGCAAAAACTTATTGATCTTGAATGCAAAGTCAATGACTTGGAGTTAAAATCGGCTGAGTTGCCTAATGATAAGGAGGATTTGCTAAAAACTGCTGTTTGTCGTGTTGACGCTTTAGAATCTGAGCTAATTGCTACAAAAAAG GCGTTGCATGAGTCTCTAATGAAACTAGACGAACTTCTTGCATACGTAGATGCACAAAAAAAAGTGAAGTCTCGG GGGAAGAAATTGTGCTGCTAA